The sequence below is a genomic window from Xyrauchen texanus isolate HMW12.3.18 chromosome 46, RBS_HiC_50CHRs, whole genome shotgun sequence.
AAAGCTCTAAGCATCGTTGTACTAGTGGAAAgatgttatattaatatacaatcagTTTACTAAATTGCAGAGTTCATTTCTTTGTCTAATAACATCAGGTTTACCTGAACAAGCTGAACATCCACCACCTTGTTCACTCTGTCCTCGATCAGAGAGTAGGATCCATACTTCGCGCAGTGCCCAGGAGAATCTGACCTGgaattaattacaaatttgaattaggTTTCAAGTTTTTAATAACCAAGGTCTGTAAAGACAATCCACCATGTCATCTGCAAATGCCAACTAAAGCCACCCTACAtgataacaaattaaaaaatcaaAATGTGCAACTGGTCTATGAGCTCTCACACTGGTTTACCTGCAGTCACCAGCAAGAACTAGCCCGCCATCCATTGCCCGTAGGTCACTAAAATTCTTCGCTTGATCGTTTTGCCAGGCCTGAACGATTACAGGGATGGTGTAGCAGCGCTGATGGCGAAAGTAACTGCTCGCACTGATGCACTGCAGGCCAAACAGAGTCAACATTCTTAATGTCTGGGTGGCCAAACATCCAGTGAAATGAATGGCCCCGCTTAACAGGAGGTTGCAGGTCGGCATGTTCCTGTGGAGCATTGGCTGGTTTTGCCAGAAACGGTGGTAGCCACATGATGCACAGGcctagatatgtaaaaaaaaaaaaaaaagtgtaatcaaCAGTATATCAGGATTCAATATAGATTAGGTACTGTACATTACTGGTCAAAGGTTTCATGTTTTCAATGAAACACACATGACCAATACAGTATAACACTCAAATATGATGCCATCACAAACCAATAAACTAAAGCCAGCCTGGTACatacattgtaaattaaattaactggCAAGACAGTCAGAGCTATCAGATTGTAATTAGATATTCTGATTTTCTAATCAGATGGCCTGCTGCGTAAACAAAACCGTACCTGCTTGATCTTAAGAAAAGTTCCTTCCTGCTGCACGATGCTACTATCTGACCTCTCACAACAGGCCGGACAGATGACAAAAAGGCCCATCAGCTCCTCTTGGCAAACAATGAATTTGTCAATGCCactacaagaacaaaaaaattgttgttgGGGGGGCATTCAAACTACCAAAGCTACAGTACACAAAAATGAGCATTCAAAATGGTCTATGTTGGTTTTAAACTATCTCACTTGTGATGGGGGTCACACGTGTAATGTGGCTCCTCATCAAACAAGTCCTCCTCATGCATCGGCTCTTCGGGCACCCACGATAAGTCACTGATGACAGAGGcattatcatcatcttcatctgtctgttcagGACTAGCAAGGGGAGTGGAGGTTTGTGTGCCGAATGATGTCTGTGTGCCCACGCTGACCATCTTGGGCTTCAGGTTAACCTGCACAGCTGTGGAGAGGCAGTAAACATACCCAAACATGAGACAATCATGGCAAATCTAAACTGGTATGTTTTTTGGTATAGgctatatattaatttaatcaatgtgtaTGGAAATGTTCTGATTGCATAGATAATGGCAATGTTTTAGAGACTATATCTAATAACTACCCCTTAAAATACCCAAGTTTTACCATGAGACCATCGGGGGGGCTTCAAAGAACACTGTGTCCCAGCGTCAGAAGTGGAGGAGGGCAAGGGCTGATCCCCAGTATCGACACTCTCCACAGTGTCTACACTGTCCACAGTCTCCTGCTGTGAGGCGTCTGTCAACATCTTgcgaaaacaaatatgaaaaagggtcagcaaaatgcaaatgagtgtAGTGGTGAAATAAGAGGTGGGTATACTATGAATACTTAGAACAGTGATTCGCAAGCACATTGTGTGTACAAGCACATTGCAGGAGTACATGgaaacaattaattatttattttcaacttGGAAGTACTGAGAATTATTTACTTATCATCTTTGAAATTCCAAGAAGATAAGTAAATATTCCCAGTCATTTCATAAGTCCATCAATAAAATGGGACGTGTGTGCTACAACTAACGTTAGTTTCCCAGTGGAAACAATAACCTATGGCACAGCCATAAAGCTTTCATGATGATATGGACTTTTACTTCAgggcaattttgttattattctaatttttattCGTGAATCACGAAATATGCTCTTCTAATGTCAGAGTGATCGTGCTTGTAAGTTAGTGGAGGCTGTGTCAAAGGGAACacggtatacaaaatacacacagagctAGCTAACACGCAGCTTGTAAACATTaacgttagcatgatgcttaccgTGGCAATTTCTCGCTTGCGGCAGACGGTGTCTCTCGACCTCGGGACGGGGCAAGCAGAGAGGTTTGCGTTCACAGACGGCACGGCGGTAGGAAGTAATTTAGCACTCCTCTCACTCTTTAATCCAAGTGAGACCATTTTAGCATCCCCTGAGTGGTAATCCTCCTCTTCGAAATGCGCGCTGCATATTCTCGAGTAGGCGGTGACAGAGCTAGCTGAAAAATCTGCCCGCCTAATCTTCACAAACTGCACCCAGCTTCGGAAGATCCCTTTGTCCTTGGGGAAGGAATGGACCCTATGTCCAGTTTTGCTGGAGTTCTTGCACCGCCACAAACACAGTAATAAACCATTTTGACTAACGTTATTTATGATCTACTCTTTATCTATCTCTAAGCTATCTGTTATGCTATGCTATCTCTCACTATCTATGCTATTCTATCTATGCTatgctattctatctatctatctatctatctatctatctatctatctatctatctatctatctatctatctatctatctatctatctatctacttactTATAAATCTGTCACTGTCACTCTTTCACTAGTTAGCTACTCCTCGTCTCACTCTCCCTCAATTGTAAGGTGGGCTACGGGCTTTCTTCTGTCATCCAACAGTCAGCGAGtacctcatgtgacgtcatgGAATGCATTGTGGGAGAAATAAGAATAATCGCTAAGCTGTAGCTAAAAGCTAACATATCACCTACTTTTCcgtattatatttcttttttgtagtaccctacaacatcaaatacaatggataactgtttaaatgtttattaccaactagaaaattgccaaaaaaaaaaaaaaaaaacctgcaccatgggctttaatttttgtatccattgtcaacgcagtgcggcagctgcagaccttgagcgggctatctagcgagctcataggttgctctgcagcaactgctgcagcctatagacgagcttgggcgaactcgcatccaatgagaggcgtccgcgcgctcactgcatcaaagcccgccaaaatgggcgtgactagagtgcatataagcgtagttcgtaggctggaaccctgattttcatctcttcagcgaagctcttcgcatctctgaactggaagccgcatcgccgttcgaggggcatctagcaagcgtggacagcgctcgaagaagctggCCGTCtttgccaccttcagccatcctgcgagctatgccatccggcgacgtatccttttttagagcaagctaagttcctcagcgaacttcacaaaagagtatcgagcgtctttttaaagatgcctcgttccacttgcgcctcatgtcgcgcccttctcagcaccggagaccgccacatcatctgcgctctctgcctaggactggggcacgcagagctggCCCtcgctgagggcggatgcgatttctgcgaggagctaccgatgtcgaccctgcgggctcgactcgaagcgctcaaagcagaagccgccgcgccgccttacattccgccgcgcagaaagaagcaccgctcccaaaggctgccggaaactgtggttcaagcgactgcctcgccggagcctctcccacgagcatcgttttcaccctccccgcccccccgggacgcgcagttgccgccgagcggccgcactgctgccatctcggatgacgaggcagaggataaggcctgctgttccatcatggcttcggacagcgaggagtggtcaggctcccaagcctcctcctcggcccaggaatccagcaggacccgcgccggagtcgaaggggaattaacacgcctcctcacacaggccgtcgaccgcctcgggctcgagtggtcaccgccccctgagcaggcacccaacagactcgacggctgctttcttcaaagccatcgccgctctacacccgcggcccgggccgctccatTGCTGCTGGAACTACACacagagcttgcaaagtcgtggaacgctcctttttcggccaggacccgttcccacgtctccacctctctcgcgtcggtgg
It includes:
- the LOC127638059 gene encoding uncharacterized protein LOC127638059, encoding MVSLGLKSERSAKLLPTAVPSVNANLSACPVPRSRDTVCRKREIATMLTDASQQETVDSVDTVESVDTGDQPLPSSTSDAGTQCSLKPPRWSHAVQVNLKPKMVSVGTQTSFGTQTSTPLASPEQTDEDDDNASVISDLSWVPEEPMHEEDLFDEEPHYTCDPHHNGIDKFIVCQEELMGLFVICPACCERSDSSIVQQEGTFLKIKQACASCGYHRFWQNQPMLHRNMPTCNLLLSGAIHFTGCLATQTLRMLTLFGLQCISASSYFRHQRCYTIPVIVQAWQNDQAKNFSDLRAMDGGLVLAGDCRSDSPGHCAKYGSYSLIEDRVNKVVDVQLVQSSEVPNSSWCELEVLKRSVGLPRGKDLHLATLITDRHRQVAKWVREELSPEGTRHYFDVWHIAKSLGKALDAASKECDQLQLWRPAIVNHLYWTAASTPDGNPAVMEAKWKSLVNHIQDIHDHDTPAFSSCAHGPLDGDQRNKEWLDPGSLAAVKLENIIRRTALLKDVRQLSPQHQTFSLEAYHSLILHFAPKHTGFSYVGMYSRSVLSKE